The Chryseobacterium sp. G0186 genome includes the window GGTAAACTTATTAAGGGAGGGATTAGACCTGCCTGAGGTTTCTTTAGTTGCCATTTTGGATGCGGATAAAGAGGGAATGCTCAGAAGCAGAAGATCCATGATTCAAACGGTAGGACGTGCGGCAAGAAATGTAAATGGAAAAGCCATCATGTACGCTGATAAAATCACTAAATCGATGCAGGCCACTCTGGATGAAACGGAATACAGACGCGCAAAACAAATGCAGTATAACGAAGAGCATGGTCTAAAGCCAACCGCTTTAAATAAAAAGATATCTGAGAACCTTGTGGGAAGAAGTAAAGACTTTCCGGATCAAAAGTATACCCAAAAGGAAATTATACAGAAAGTGGCTGATGTAAAAGCCAGCTATGCGAGTGAGGATATTGAAAAAATGGTCGAACAAAAACAGAAAGAAATGGAAGCCGCTGCTAAAAGCCTTGATTTTATAAAGGCTGCTAAACTGAGAGATGAAATTGCAGCGTTAAAAGCATAAATAGATCTTATAAAATAGTTAGAGGCGGCTTCTTTGAAGCCGCCTCTAACTTTATCTTAAAATTATTTGTCTTATTATCTTACAAACCATTCCTTACGGATGCCCTGATAGGCGTTAGGAGATCCATTAAACCATTTAATTTAATCTCATAAACAGTTGCCAGCTGCATCCCTAGTTTTCCATTGGGCATTCCACTGCGATTGAACCATTCAAGATAGCTAATCGGAAGATCAACTAATGTTGTTCCCTCGTATTTCCCAAACGGCATTTTAACAACACATATTTCCCTTAATATTTCCGGGTTTATTCCTTCCACGTTTATATAATTAAATTAATTTGTTATCTCCATTTTCCTGATTGGGCAGTTCCAGATCAGGGTGAGTATTTCCATCCGAAAATTCATTTCTGTATACCTGTATCAAAAGAAGAGTCAGTGAAATCAGAATAGGACCAAAAATAAGCCCCATAAAGCCAAACAGATTCATTCCCATGATAATTCCGAACACGGTATTGAGAGGATGAATATTTTCCAATTTCTTTAAAAGGGTAAAGCGAAGCAGATTATCCGTGAGTCCTACCACCACTACACAATAGATAGCCAACCCTACTCCCTGTGCGGTATTGCCCTCTGCGATCATAAAGATGCAGACCGGAACATAAATAATCGCCGTTCCTACAACAGGAATTACTGATGCCGCCGCTGTCAGTGCAAACAGTAACAGAGCTCCCGGAGCTCCAAATATAAGATATCCGATAAGGGCTACAATTCCCTGTCCAATGGCTACCACAGGAATACCTATAGCGTTTGCCATAATCAGCTTTCTCATCTTATCGCCAATTAATGAAATATTAGATCTCTTTAATGGTGCAGAAGTAGTCAGAATTCTTTCAAATAATCTTGGCTTATCCAACATAAAATAAAGAA containing:
- a CDS encoding DUF3820 family protein; translated protein: MNPEILREICVVKMPFGKYEGTTLVDLPISYLEWFNRSGMPNGKLGMQLATVYEIKLNGLMDLLTPIRASVRNGL
- a CDS encoding AI-2E family transporter; this translates as MNKDNQISSVAIKQVALLAIILILAGLICFNLALFIPSVLGAITIYVVCRKYNFYLQEERKWKSSLAAFTLMFASLIVLILPIYFIADLIIDKLGNAQAYMAKFNVFSDKIHSYIYSKTGFDILSKENMDKLKNSVGKFSTSALSGTFNTLTVVMSMYFILYFMLDKPRLFERILTTSAPLKRSNISLIGDKMRKLIMANAIGIPVVAIGQGIVALIGYLIFGAPGALLLFALTAAASVIPVVGTAIIYVPVCIFMIAEGNTAQGVGLAIYCVVVVGLTDNLLRFTLLKKLENIHPLNTVFGIIMGMNLFGFMGLIFGPILISLTLLLIQVYRNEFSDGNTHPDLELPNQENGDNKLI